In the genome of Arabidopsis thaliana chromosome 4, partial sequence, the window AGTTGGTTATTGTTTCCTTGCacagagaacaaagaagacTTTTGACACAGCATCTGCATCGGAGGGTAAAGATTACTAACAATCTTAATTAGGTTTGATATATTAGTGGTCGTCATTCATCAGCCTCTTTAGCTGATTACTAAGACATTTGTTCTGTTTATTGTGCAGTAGGAGATGATATGGCAACCGCAGACTCACTACAGCTCGACTATAGAACAATCCAAACTGCAACAAATGATTTTGCAGAGAGTAATAAGATTGGTCGAGGTGGTTTTGGTGAGGTTTACAAGGTATACTATAATATCTTCAAGTACACCCTAGGTTAAGTACTTCGTATTGATTCTTTGATTGGATAACGAGATGATGCTGATTAAAAAGTTAAACGGATAGGGTACATTTTCAAATGGGAAAGAAGTTGCGGTGAAGAGATTGTCGAAAAATTCAAGACAAGGCGAAGCGGAGTTCAAGACCGAGGTTGTTGTAGTTGCCAAGCTTCAACACAGAAATTTGGTTAGGCTTCTTGGATTTTCATTACAAGGAGAGGAAAGAATTTTGGTCTACGAGTATATGCCTAACAAAAGCCTTGATTGCTTACTATTTGGTCTGTTGCATTTCAATGATTCTTTGACCATTAATCTTGAAACTTGGGGTTGCTAATCTCAAGATTTAACTGTAATCCATGGATTTGCACAGACCCTACAAAGCAAACTCAGCTGGACTGGATGCAGCGATACAATATCATTGGAGGAATTGCTCGGGGGATTCTAtatcttcatcaagattcaCGGCTCACAATCATACACCGTGACCTTAAAGCAAGTAACATTCTCCTAGATGCGGATATAAATCCGAAAATTGCAGATTTTGGAATGGCTAGGATCTTCGGATTGGACCAAACCCAGGATAACACAAGCCGAATAGTTGGTACCTAGTAAGTGTTCCACCTAACATCTCATACGTTAAAGTTTGttggaaattttattttgccaACATATATACTAAAGTTTTGTTGTGGATTCCAGCGGTTACATGGCTCCCGAGTATGCGATGCATGGCCAATTCTCAATGAAATCTGATGTCTATAGCTTCGGAGTGTTAGTTCTTGAGATTATAAGTGGTAGGAAGAATAGTAGCTTCGACGAGTCAGACGGCGCACAAGACTTGCTCACACATGTAAGTTTTTAGGCAATCAATATATACCTCTCTTACATTACAACACGTAACGTTAGTAGCTAGAACTGATTTATTGATTGATATTCTAGACTTGGAGGCTTTGGACTAACAGAACAGCATTAGACCTCGTGGATCCACTTATAGCAAATAACTGCCAGAATAGCGAAGTGGTTCGATGCATCCATATCGGTCTTTTATGTGTTCAAGAAGATCCTGCAAAGCGTCCGACAATATCAACCGTTTTCATGATGCTCACTAGTAATACTGTGACCTTACCAGTGCCTCGGCAACCAGGGTTTTTCATTCAAAGTAGTCCCGTAAAGGACCCGACTGATTCAGATCAGTCTACCACGACCAAGTCTACTCCAGCATCTATTGACGATGAATTGATCACTGATTTATATCCGCGCTAAATATGATGTTTACCTTCACGGTTGTAATGAAGTTTAAgcatatattttcatatttctaGGTGTGATCAACCCAAtaaattgtttagttttgatttggtttgttaaAACCATATGTGtactttgttttgattttttattaaagaatAATTAGATATGGAGAGAAATGAGAAATGGAGAGAACACTTAGAATGTTGGCAATTGGCATTAAAGTTTGGTCCATTCTAAAAATTTGGCCAATCCAAAATCTGTAACTTTGGATTTCATTTCAGCGTCTATGAGGATATTACCTGCTTTGAAGTCACAATGTCTGATTGAGAGTCGTGAATGATGAAGATATATAATCGCTTTAGCAATACCTCCAATGATCTTGTACCTTCTGATTTGGGAACAGAGGGAAAACAGAGTAATGTGGGAAGGTGATTTACATGATTTGTAAAAGtagtaaaataaatgaaatgtgAAACCATCTAGCACgtcaaagttttttcttttcttactttgttataaactaactaactaatacaattttttgaaAGTCAAAGTCACCTATATGATGAACATCAacttttattgttattcaaaTGTTAGACTAAAACACGTGGAAGTGACAACCAGAGAAaatagatttataaattttctatgttttgacGTCTATCAATCTATTTCCGAGAAAAATATGGGTTGGAATTGAATATTATTGAAGTGAGGTTGATGATTATTCCGCTTGGCGCCGAGACTTTGGGTCAAAAAGACAGCACAGTTAAAGTTCCTTACCAGACAAGTAACAAACGAACAGTTATaagttaaaacaataatttcaCAACCCTAGTTTATTCAGTTTGTAGCcctaattaattttcttactcaAAAAGTTTAGTTTCACTAAATTATTGTCGAGATATCAGTTGCTTGTAATCTtattcataaaacaaaataggttATTTCAACAAGGCCTTTTCCAATAATTTGACTTTTGTTGTTAATAAAAAGGaatgacataaaaaaaaatcgtttacATTGACTTTGATTGATGACTTATGGTCGTCACAAACTATTCACGTTAATAAATGGAAGCTGCATGATGTGAAACTCAAATCAACGAAGTCGAAAAAAACACCATGTCTTCTCTGATCTCTTttatcttccttttccttttctcattCCTCACTAGCTTCAAAGCTTCCGCTCAAGATCCTTTTTACTTAAATCATTATTGTCCAAATACGACAACTTACTCAAGATTCAGCACTTACTCCACCAATCTCAGAACCCTTTTGTCCTCTTTTGCTTCCCGCAACGCCTCTTACTCCACCGGATTCCAGAACGTCACGGTGGGACAAACCCCCGACCTGGTCACCGGACTTTTCCTCTGCCGCGGAGACCTCTCGCCGGAAGTTTGCAGTAACTGCGTTGCCTTCTCCGTTGACGAAGCGTTAACTAGGTGTCCAAGTCAGAGAGAAGCTGTGTTCTATTACGAGGAGTGTATACTCAGATACTCTGACAAGAATATTCTATCGACGGCCATTACAAACGAAGGAGAATTTATCTTGAGTAACACCAACACTATTTCTCCTAATCAAAGTCAAATAAACCAGTTTATAGTTTTGGTGCAATCTAATATGAACCAAGCTGCCATGGAAGCAGCCAACAGTTCTAGAAAATTCTCTACGATAAAGACCGAATTGACCGAACTCCAGACTTTGTACGGGCTTGTTCAATGCACTCCTGATCTTACAAGTCAAGACTGTTTGAGATGTCTGACAAGATCCATCAATAGAATGCCACTTTCTAGAATTGGAGCAAGACAGTTTTGGCCAAGTTGTAATTCAAGGTACGAGCTTTACTCGTTCTACAACGAAACTACCATTGGAACAccatctccaccaccaccaccgtcgCCAAGCAGAGCAAATTGATGTGCTGCTTTTTACGTCGAAGTTTTGGCCAAGTTGTAATTCGTTTTGCTCTGCTTTACAAATTGACGTGTTGCTTTTTCTCTGCGTTTAAAATTGGTATCATCGAAATAAAGTAACTCAGTTTCTTACAATCAAAGAGATAAGGATTGTGAAGCAGCTAATGAGTCTTCTTATTTTGTCTTTACTTCAGTCTTCTCGTCTTTGATAGTGAATTGCTCATCTAGCTTTCTTAATCTTAGACTTGGTCAATGTTTTGGCTTTTCTCATACTAAACCAattaatacataaaatatttaatttattttctattacaATTATCTAGATATTTTTAGCTACACGTGATTGAAACGTGTCTCAAGCTACACCAACGCTCTTCCTCACAAACTGAATTCGTCGTCGATAGTGGTTGCTCTTGCTATCTTGATGTTTACTTCGTCTGATCGTTGAACTGGCCCGCTGCAACATTCTGAGTGTTCCAAGTGATTATTCTAGTTGTGCGTAACACCGTAACAGTAAAAATGAGCTAAGGAAAGCGAGATGCAAGGGAGAACCAACAGAAGCATAAGTTTTTCCTCTGTTATTACTAAtggaaaaaaactttctttttcattttctaattCCTTGTCAGATTTCtcagcttctcttctttttgttttgtgtaagACTTGGTCGGAGTCTTAGATTACGCTGATGATTAAAAActactaaaaaagaaaaaaaaaagaatattacgCAAATGTTCTCGATGCATTGACCAAGTCctcttctggttctggctcCATTTTCACATGCAGGCCCATAACCAATTTTAACGAGATTTGTTGCATGAAAAGCCGATTGTTTTTCCTTGGCAGtaacgaaaaaaaattagttactttttaaaaactagggttttgaataatatcattaaaatcaaatagaaCGAACTAGGGTTTTGGCATCATACACCGCCTCATTCAATTATTAACAAAGCTGAGTCTTCTTCACGGAGAAATCACGGCTGAGCTAGGTCTCATATACCTTGCATCAATATCTTGGGCCTTTACTAGGATCGGAGATACATCAAACATAAAATACTTCTcggttttattttctctttccttATGTATATGTGAATGCctttaaaaattttgattgCCTTTTTTCTCGTTTTGGAATAGTCATGAGAAGCTGAGAACCAAAAAGGAAATATTTCTCACCTTTGCAACTAGCTAGATGGAGCTTATGGATGCAAAATTCGTTTTAAAACACATTGTATTCGGATGATGTCAAAATATTTCACATTCATATAGCAAATTCATGTTTATATATTCCGATATTaactttaaatattaaaacttataTGCTGTAGATTCATATCCGGGTGAAAACACGAAAGGACTTATGATGGAACCATTATATGGAACGACGTCATGTGGAATATCAAGTTATTTAACTTCTCGCGAGTAAGACTATAAAAAGTAATAGAATAATTAGTAACTAACAATATCAGATAACGATAGGCAGATGATTTGGTAATACTATTTTAGTATCACTACATCACAATAACCATACTAGCATATACgatatacaaattaataaattatcgtgcttaaaacaaaaacctattatcaacCAATAATTTCTTCGCATCAGTGGCGACAATTTTTTCAGCCCCAGAATGATTCTTTGAAGAATAGTCAACAAAGATTCCTAATTTCAACAATTCTGTTCAAGGAAAAGTACGAAACAAATTCTACTGCTAGCTAGTTTCTCTCATGTATATCTAAATTCTATTACTAGTAATTAAGATCTTTGAAATCATGCCAACTGCtacatttattttctcttgaaAATCCCAACTAccttttttttgatcaaaaaaaaaaaagactttagAGTTCAAAGCTTGaatttagagttattatgttttaaattttgacagttttgataattttcttcattttaaaatgattttatattttccgtaatttttttctatatttcatatattaaaaaaataagtaatgGATTAGTAGCTAAACACAAGAAGTTGGACAAGACCCGACAATTTAATACGAGACGCGTTGACCTTGACCTTGACTTTTCGTCAGCACAAAACGTTATCTACGGTAGTCACTGAGAGAgaacaaacaatcaaatttgtttcatatatcaCTCAAAGCTTGATGAGAAGAAACACAGATCAAGAAAGCCCAATTATGTCTTATTactcctctttcttcttccttttcctcttctcctttctcacGAGTTTCAGAGTTTCTGCTCAAGATCCCACTTACGTATACCACACCTGTCAAAATACGGCAAATTACACAAGTAACAGCACTTACAACAACAATCTCAAGACCCTTTTGGCTTCTCTTTCTTCCCGCAACGCTTCCTACTCCACCGGATTCCAAAACGCCACCGTCGGCCAAGCTCCAGACAGAGTCACCGGACTTTTCAACTGCCGTGGAGATGTCTCAACGGAAGTTTGCCGTAGATGCGTCTCCTTTGCCGTCAACGACACCTTAACTCGGTGTCCTAACCAGAAAGAAGCCACACTTTATTACGATGAGTGTGTACTTAGATACTCTAACCAGAATATTCTCTCGACACTAATAACCACCGGTGGAGTTATCTTGGTTAACACCCGGAATGTGACATCTAACCAACTAGACCTGTTAAGTGATTTGGTTTTGCCTACTCTGAACCAAGCCGCCACCGTAGCCTTGAACAGTTCCAAAAAATTCGGTacgagaaaaaacaattttactgCGTTGCAGAGTTTCTATGGACTGGTTCAGTGCACACCTGATCTCACGAGACAAGACTGTTCGCGTTGTCTCCAACTGGTCATCAATCAAATACCTACTGACAGAATTGGTGCAAGAATTATTAATCCGAGCTGTACTTCAAGATACGAGATCTACGCGTTTTACACCGAATCCGCCgttccaccaccaccaccaccaccgtcaATTTCTACTCCTCCAGTTTCAGCTCCTCCGCGATCTGGTCagagctctgtttttttcctctgttttttttttttgccctGATTTCTTGAAATTGGCAAAACCAATATAGAGAGTTTTCTTCTATCTGATTTTTAAGCAAATAATCTTTGAAATGCAGGAAAAGATGGGAATTCAAAGGTGTTAGTGATAGCCATTGTTGTGCCTATTATAGTGGCTGTTCTGCTTTTTATAGCTGGTTATTGTTTCCTTACAAGAAGGGCAAGGAAGAGTTATTACACACCATCTGCATTTGCTGGTAAAGATTTCAAGTGATAAACGATCTTTAATGTCAATGCTCAGCTTGTTTTTCCTGCTTCAAAGACTTTCATTGTGTAACAGGAGATGATATCACAACAGCAGACTCACTACAGCTTGATTATAGAACAATTCAAACTGCAACAGATGATTTTGTAGAGAGTAATAAGATTGGTCAAGGTGGATTTGGTGAGGTTTACAAGGTAAATTATAGTTCCCTTGagctgtgttttttttttcttgaaattttaagCCAACACTTTTGGATAATGGGATGATGCTGATGAAAACAACAGGGTACTTTATCGGATGGGACTGAAGTTGCGGTGAAGCGACTATCAAAGTCATCAGGACAAGGTGAAGTAGAGTTCAAGAACGAGGTTGTTCTTGTTGCAAAGCTACAACATAGAAATCTGGTTAGACTTCTTGGGTTTTGTCTAgacggagaagaaagagtacTGGTCTACGAGTATGTGCCCAACAAAAGTCTTGATTACTTCCTCTTTGGTTAGTTGCATTTAATGCTTTGTTTCAATGATTCTTGATACTTGGGGTTACGAATGTTTAGAGATCTCATTGTGATTTATGGATGTGGACAGACCCTGCAAAGAAAGGCCAGCTGGATTGGACTCGACGATACAAGATTATCGGTGGAGTTGCTCGAGGGATTCTGTATCTTCATCAAGACTCACGACTCACAATCATACACCGTGACCTCAAAGCCAGTAACATTCTCTTGGACGCGGATATGAATCCTAAAATTGCAGATTTTGGAATGGCTAGGATCTTTGGATTGGACCAAACCGAAGAGAACACAAGCAGAATAGTTGGTACCTAGTAAGTCTTCCTCATAACTTCTCATAAGTTGAAGTTTTCTGAACATTCTTTTGTTAACATAGTTTTTGTTGTGGGTTTATAAGTTGAAGTTTTCTGAACATCCTTTGGTTAACATAGTTTTTGTTGTGGGTTACAGTGGTTACATGTCTCCCGAGTATGCAATGCATGGTCAGTACTCAATGAAATCTGATGTCTATAGCTTCGGAGTGTTAGTTCTTGAGATTATAAGTGGCAAGAAGAATAGCAGCTTCTACCAAACAGATGGTGCACATGACTTGGTCTCATATGTAAGTTTTAAACCTATCAAGTTCCATATTTACCTGAACATAGTTGCAAGTGTTGATTGATTGAATAATATTCTAGGCTTGGGGGCTTTGGAGTAACGGGCGACCATTAGAACTCGTGGATCCAGCTATTGTAGAAAATTGCCAAAGGAATGAAGTTGTTCGATGTGTCCATATCGGTCTTTTATGTGTTCAAGAAGATCCTGCTGAGCGTCCGACGTTGTCAACCATTGTTCTGATGCTCACTAGTAACACTGTGACTTTACCCGTGCCACGGCAACCCGGTCTTTTCTTTCAGAGTAGAATTGGAAAAGACCCGCTTGATACAGATACAACGAGCAAATCTCTTCTAGGGTCTGTTGACGATGCATCCATCACAGATATACATCctcgatgatgatgagtttttCCCTTCATACCTGATTCCTGAATCTATTGGTGTTGAAAATAAGTTAAAAACTTCTTTTGTTATAGAATGTTTGTATTGTAATTGTAACCACAAGCAAGTATAAGATATATACCATTTACACGTTTCTCCATGAAGACGTAACAGTGACTTTTCCCTCCAAATTAAGCTTACACAACGATCTAGCAGGTAATTTGATTCAGCATGAAGAGAGTAAAACCAGTAATCGAGAAACGATTCTTAAAGAACTGTGAACTGTTCATAAGCATTTTACAGTGGACACTGTACAACATACAATTACAGATAAACCTGCTATGTTTCTTATGTCCGTggacaaataatataaatgtcATCTGACCATTTTTCTGTTACAACTTTTAAGCTATGATGAGGAACCACATCAATTTTTACGAACTAAATGAGGAAGACTTGCTTGTATACTGATCAGACTCTGATCCTTCAGATACCAGTTTCAGTTGCCTGCTTCGTGGGAAAAATCCCGGTAGGCGAGGCACTGGTAGAGTAATTGTGTTACTAGTCAGCATTAAGATGATTGTTGATAACATTGGACGGTCTTCTGGATTTTCTTGAACACATAACAGCGCGATATGGATGCACCTAGTGACTTCATTACTCTGATAATTCCTTCCAAAAGTTGGATCCACCAGCTCTAATGGTGACTTGTTTCTCCAAAGCCTCGAAGCCTAATACAATGAACAATTAAGTACCTTGGtcatatgttttaaaatgttaaattgttgAAAGTTGAGGACTTTATGCTCACATAAGTGACCAAGTTTCCTGCAGTACTAGTTTCATCCATCTGGTAGACGCCGCTGTTTTTCTTGCCGCTTATAATCTCAAGAACTAAGACTCCAAAGCTATAAATGTCAGATTTCATGGAGTATTGACCATGCATCGCATACTCGGGAGACATGTAAGCGCTGAAAAACATACAACACGGGTTAATATGCAATAGAAAATGGTTTAGTGTTCAGCTACTACGAGCAGAACTTACTAGGTTCCAGCAATTCTGTTCGTGTTTCCTTGAGTTTGCTCCACTCCAAAAATAGTTGCCAATCCAAAATCTGCAATTTTTGGGTTCATGTCTGCATCTAAGAGAATGTTGCTGGCTTTGAGGTCACGATGTATGATTTTGAGCCGtgaatcttgatgaagataTAGAATCCCTCGAGCAATTCCTCCAATGATCTTGTATCGCCGGGTCCAGTCTAGCTGACTTTGCTTTTCCGGGTCTGCACATATCGACAATCAATCAGTATAAAGCTGAAGCAGGATCctttgaataagaaaaattattgacAGGAACCATACCGAAAAGAAAGTAGTCAAGGCTTTTGTTGTGGACAAATTCATAGATCAGAATCTGTTCCTCTCTTTCCAAACAGAATCCAAGAAGTCTAACCAGATTCCTATGTTGAAGTTTTGTCACAAGAACAGCCTCGTTCCTGAACTCCCTTGTGCCTTGTCCTGACTTTTTCGACAGTCGCTTCACAGCTACATCAGTTCCGTTAGAAAGCTTACCCTACGTACaatgaatgaaacaaacattGTTGGTTATTTCCATAAACCAATATGAACttagaaaaaatggaaaacagaGACCTTGTTACCTTGTAAACCGCACCGAATCCACCTTCACCAAGCTTATTACTTGTTGAAAACTTGTTAGTTGCGGCTTCAATTGTCTTAAAATCGTATACCAATGAATCTGTAGTTGAAATATCACTTTCAGCTGCAAAGAATGGGTGTATTAGTTTCGTGTTTCCCGTCTTGGCTACGGGAGTATACATGCTGATAACGAAAGGAAACAATAAAGAGgtaaaacacaaagaaactAACATTCAGTCTTAGTTCTTTGGTAGGATTTTCTTCTCCGGAAAAGAACAAATCCTAAAACCAGCAGTATCAAGATGGCAATAACAGTGGGAACGGTGATCGCCACAACAACTCCAGCTGAGATTCCTTTGCTATCTTCTCACAACACATAGAAAAACAATGTcatatatttaagtttttttgttacaatgaTAGTTTTCTCAGGTGGAAGACTAACCATTGTTGGTCGGGTTGTCCTGATCACCTGCAGGTTGTGGCACAGTCACAGGAGGTTCTGGAGGAGGAGAAGCCACCGTAAGATTATCAAAAGCGTTAGAATATGTATACAAATCCCACCGCAAAAAGCAGCTTGGCCGCATAACAACACCTCCTCGCTTCTGGCTACAGCACGACTGATAGTCAATTGCGCTTTGTCGCAGACAGTTTTCACAATCACCGGAGGAAAGATCCGGCGTGCATTGCATCAATGCATATATATTCAGGAGAGGTGTCAAGACTGCTGAATCAGCTGAGTAATGGTTATCACTTGAAGAAGGTGTGCTTTTTGCTGTGGAAGCTGCAGAAATCATACGACCCATTAATCCTTCCCATATTTTCGTAAACTCTGTTAGATTTGAGTCTAGGTCTCCAGTGTTGGTGAGCCAATTTCGCGGGTTCAGATCAGCAGATCCTGAGAAAGAAGTGTTGGAGTAGCGCACATAGCAAAGCGTTGGCTCACCTGGCCATGAATACGCCTCTGTTTGGTTAGgacaattctttaaaaaaaattcagactCTTTCTTGATACAATCAGAACAGTCTTCTGAAGTTGATCCTGGGATGCACATCCCTATTGCGTAGACACGGTTCGGTTGTTGTCCTATGGAACCGTTGTAGTATAAGCCGTCTTGGTCCGTGACatttgaaggaagagaagagaggatgaGACGGCGATTTACGTCGTAAGTACCGTTGGGTCTGAAAGTCCCCTTGTCCGTCGTGCATGTTTGTGCTGAAACTGAAGCAACACCAAAacttatgaagaaaaaacagaggactGAAAACAAACTCCTCTGCTTCATTGTTTCTTGAAGATTAAAGCAAAAGCTAGATCTTTGTGTTTAGTGTTTGACGCATCTGTACGTTTCTTACCAGTTTAAACAAGCAAAATCGAAGCTTCTctccaaaattttcaaatattgaaTTCGTCAAATTGATGACAGTGGTCCTGAAACCTACAAATATGGTCACGAAAACGAGTGTCAAAAGTCAAAGTCAATGTCAAAAGCTAAAAgtcaataatattttctttgttcacaTTATATAATAAGGGGGTTGTTGAATATTGATTGGAATGTTGACTCAGATAATGACATAAAGGATAAAGTATTCATAGAATCAAACCCAGTGACGCAGAGGCAGATGGAGAGGAACAAGAAAAGTATTGGGCTAAAGTGTCAGTGTCATTAATTTCACAAATAAACCGGCTTTTGTCATAGGCTGCTCAGCACATTCCCAGactatacatatacatttggCAATCAAAGCATTGTAAAAgcctaaaagaaaaaaacagaagattaGCATACCTTTTTTCGTTGTGTTCTGTTCGTCTCAATTTATAGCCTAATCAGTGTCTCTTGGGTTGAGTCATGTAAGAATGCGTACATATGAATCACGCCGAAACCAGAAGAACATGTCGTAATTGGCTGAAACAGAGTAGCAACGAACCACTAGTGTGAGTAACAACAGCAACAATTGAGTCCAAATAGAATgcaaaatatttcataacAAAGGGCTGATATTACAGTGTAGACATTGATAGAGTTTGTTTATAACTTCGAGCCAGTCTACAAACAGATAAAACACCTAAACATGGCTTCTGACTGTTTCAATTATCTTCAACGAGGTTCCAGATCTGTAATGGTTACATCATTGATAGTTTGGGAAGTGGGCCTGTTTGCAGACTGGCTCGACCTCCAAAGCTGGCTGTACATAatttaatcatcaaatcatgAACACACATATTTACCAAAGCTTATAAATAAGGACACAACAGATTAGTGATAGAGGTCTATCAAATTGATGCAGTATTATCCCATGTTTGCTCTCTTACCCCAAATAAGCATCGGAGACGGATTACATTTCCCACCGGAAAACGCAGTTGGCCCGGAGCCCTTAGCTAAATCGTGATTATGCCATTAAACACatcaaaatctaacaaaagaGCACAAACAAATCCGATAATCAATATCATTAAACGCCATTAGAACCAGAAtgctaaaccctaaatccgAGCTCAGAAGAATGCGCAAAGGCTGATTCCGacgaagagagtgaagaagaaaagtcgGTAATAGCGTTTGGTTTCCGGTTCATATGGTATAGGTTTAGTAAATAAACCGGTTTGGGTAAATATTCGTAGAAATTCGTCTACCGGTAAAGCCAAACCGAATCCGTCTAATTTACAGAGCTTTTTTACATGCATAACAACATTTGCGTTACTACTATACATGAATTGgtatgtttataaaattttgaagcCATTCGTATCAGAAATCTTCAATACAACAAACCAATGTTACAATGTAGAAATGATAAAGAGTTTGTATGAAAAATAACTTTGAGTGACTCACAAATCTTACATAACTATGGATCATCACATTTCATTTTCAAGTGAAATAATACCTCACATGTGGAATCTGCGTTGTTTTCAGTAACAATTCCAATTTGTCAATTGGAACAGCAACTTCAACGAGGATCTAGATTTGTAATGGTTACATCATTTTTAGTCTGAGAAGTACATCCCATTGTAAATTGGCTCGACAAAAAGCTATCACGTTCTTTGTTTTGCGGAACAAAGAATCCAGGTGGTTGAGGAACAGATAAAATGAGGGAACTGTTAGTGAGCATCATCATGATTGTTGACAAGTTGGGACGATCTTTAGGATCTTCTTGAACACATAGGAGTGCGATGTGGATGCATCTTATA includes:
- the CRK10 gene encoding cysteine-rich RLK (RECEPTOR-like protein kinase) 10, yielding MRRNTDQESPIMSYYSSFFFLFLFSFLTSFRVSAQDPTYVYHTCQNTANYTSNSTYNNNLKTLLASLSSRNASYSTGFQNATVGQAPDRVTGLFNCRGDVSTEVCRRCVSFAVNDTLTRCPNQKEATLYYDECVLRYSNQNILSTLITTGGVILVNTRNVTSNQLDLLSDLVLPTLNQAATVALNSSKKFGTRKNNFTALQSFYGLVQCTPDLTRQDCSRCLQLVINQIPTDRIGARIINPSCTSRYEIYAFYTESAVPPPPPPPSISTPPVSAPPRSGKDGNSKVLVIAIVVPIIVAVLLFIAGYCFLTRRARKSYYTPSAFAGDDITTADSLQLDYRTIQTATDDFVESNKIGQGGFGEVYKGTLSDGTEVAVKRLSKSSGQGEVEFKNEVVLVAKLQHRNLVRLLGFCLDGEERVLVYEYVPNKSLDYFLFDPAKKGQLDWTRRYKIIGGVARGILYLHQDSRLTIIHRDLKASNILLDADMNPKIADFGMARIFGLDQTEENTSRIVGT